In Pasteurella dagmatis, the sequence AATGACCGCACTTTAGAGGTTAAAGGGGGAGTTTATGCGTAAATACAGCGTAATCACTTATCGAGAAGATGAAACCGTAGAAGGTCAACCATTCATTATTGCCACGGGGAAAACATACCAAGAGGCAGCACAAATCGCACGTGAGGCAATGGATAACGATCCGCTTGTTTATGGTTCAACATTAAGAGTAGAGCGTCCCCCTTATGAAATAACCGTTTTTGATAAACAAGGCGAGATTGCTTTTGTGGGTGAATATCCTACCTATGCTCAAGCTTGTGAAGTATCCGACTATTTAAAAACCACTGGCTTGTATGCTGAAATCAGAATTAGTCATCCCGATGGTTTAGGAGGTGATCAATGATGAACCCTATCACTCAAATGAAAGTAGCGAAATCCACCACCGAACCAAATAAGCTATTTAAAGCGAAATTAGAGGGCTGTTTGAACGATGGAAAGCCAACCCTCACCTTAGGCAAGGGAAATGGCTTATATGTGCTATATACGCAAATTAACCGCCAATTTCAGCTAATAAAAGACAGTAACCAACGCTGTTTTAATGAGTTTCCAGATTGCTATCACCATAAGATTAAATTAGCCAAAGAATGTGATGATTTAGCCGAACGGTTATCAAAAGGCTTGTTGATGGTGGAAGAATTAGCAGAAGGAAAAACGTTAAGTAAAGAGCAAAAGGGGCAGATTAAAGCCTTTATGCGTGGTGCTAAATATTTAATTAGCAAACTGCAGGGTGTTAGTTTCAATGTAGATGAAATACAAGGTGGTGGAAATGAGTAAAAAAATGATTCAGGCACCACACTTTAAAGGACAACCTAATGAGCCGTTGAGTGATTTAATTGTGTTAGCAGGCAATCAAGCGTGGGAATGGTGGGGTAAAGGTAAGGGCGAGGGATGGCTCTTACTTTGCCAAGCATTACAGCATGATTCAAAGCAAAAGCCGATTATCCTTGATGTAGAGCAGTTGAATAAATTAGAGCGGTTAGCAATTGTTCCACCAGCACAGAAAGCAGTAAGGGTGCTCCAATGTGGTGAGCTTTTACAAGCAGAAGTTACCGCACTTTGTCTTAACCTTGCCAAACATTCTAAGGTTGAGCAATTGGCATTATGTAATTGTATTGGCGAAGTAACCGAGAATCTAAGCGATTATATTAAACGAGTAAGAAAGGGTGATAGTGTGGCTGAAATCGTGAGCGAGAGCATCACAGAGGCACACAAAGAGAATAATCAAGCCAACACCTTACCTTTTATCGAAGAACGCACAGAACGAGGGAAAAGGGGCTTATATCGAATTACATTAAAGACCAATAGCTCAACGGGTGAAATCTACGAGGACAAAATAGAGTGGCTTTGTGATGCGGTTGAGGTTGTTGGAATGGGGCAAAGTGAAGATGAGTTTTACACAATGTTACGCTTTACGCCTAATCGCAGTGAGCAAAGTAAGGTTATCGCTTTGCCATTAAAAGACGTTGGCGAGCGTACAGGCTGGCAATTATTGCGTAAAAATGGCTTGAATATCACGAATAATCAACGCTTACGCCCTTATTTAGCCGATTATTTACAAGACTATTATCAAAAGGGATTTTATCGTGTAGTAAATGCGACAGGGTGGCAATCAGGCGCATATATTTTGCCTAATGGTGAGGTTATTGGAGAACCTAAAACACCAGTATTTTTTGTAGGGCAGTCTGCTAATAATAAAGGCTATGGCGTAAGCGGTAGCATTGAAAGTTGGCAGCAGGAAATCGCTAACAACGTGGCTGGTAATCCGTTTATGATGCTAGGTGTAGCCGTTGCGTTAAGTGCGCCTATTATTCATTTGATCAATGCCGAGAGCTTTGGTGTACATATCTTTGGCGGTAGTTCAACAGGGAAAACAACAATCACCAATATTGCGAGTTCTATCTATGGTCACCCTGATGAAATCCGTTTAAGTTGGCTAACTACACCGCTAGGGATTAGCAACGAGGCGCAAGCCAGAAATGATGGCTTTATGCCGTTGGATGAGATAGGGCAAAGCACCAACCGCAAGCACGTGGGCGACATTGCTTACAGTTTATTTAATGGTGTAGGCAAGATACAAGGTGCAAAAGAGGGAGGCAACCGAGATTTAGCACGGTGGCGCACTGTAGCTTTTTCTACGGGGGAGATGGATTTAGAAACCTACTTAACTAACGTGGGGATAAAAACGAATGTGGGGCAATTAGTCCGATTGTTGAATATTCCACTACAAAGGGCTACTTAATTCCACCACCACAAAGACGGAAAGGCGCACGCTGACCATTTAAACCAATCCTCAAAATTGCATTATGGCGTTGTAGGGCGAGAATGGATTAAGCACCTTATTAATTTACACCACAATAACGCCATAGAGCCGTTATATCGAGCTATTTTGGATAACAGATTAAATACCTTGCCGAATGATTGCCATTCACAAGTTAAGCGTGTAATGAGTCGTTTTGCGATATTAGAAACAACATTAAAACTTTCCCTAGACTTCACAAAATGGGATGTGGTCGAATGTGAAAATGCGATCACGAAAGCCTTTAATGAGTGGGTAAATATCTTTGGTTATCATAGCCGAGAGGAATTACAGATTATTGAACAAGTGAATGGCTGGCTTTTAGCAAATGCGGAGGGGCGTTTTATTAGATACCCAATAGATCCAACGCAAAGAGAAGTAAACAATATCGCTGGTTATCGTGTAATACCTGATAGCAAGAGCGATGAACAAGAGTATTTTTATTTGTACCCAATGGCATTTGACGAGGCAATAAAAGGACATCCTAAAAAGCAGGCTTGCCAAATCCTAACCGAGAAAGGAATGTTAAAGCGAGGAAAGGAAAAGGGGTATGAATTTACAATCAAACTCCCACGCCAAATAAAAGGCGAGCGCACAAGATGCTATTTACTCTATACGCTGGTAGAGAGCGAGGACGAGGAAGAAAATACATAACCTATCCAGTATAAACAAGAGGGCAAACGCCCTCTTTTTTTATTGTCTGGCATGTGGCATATAAATTAGTTAAATATTCACATTTGTCAAAATATGTAGCATTTAATTTACATCATAAAATGGGCACAGAATTAAAAAATTAGATAAAAAGTTTTTTTCGTGTAGATAACTGTTTTTTTATAGGACCAATAGGACCAGAAAATAATATATATAAAAAAACAATGATTTATGTAAAAAATAAATAAAATTTGGTCCTATTTTTAGTGATTTTGGTCCTATTTTTGCCTGTTTTGGTCCTATTTTTGTCTATTTTGGTCCTATTTTTTAAAGCTCAAAAAACAACCATTTTTAAAACTGGTCCTATTTTGGTCCTACTGGTCCTATTTTTAAAAATGGAATAGGACCAAAAAACAGGCTTTCAACCCGCGCCAATACTGAATTGGTCCTATGGTCCTATTGGTCCTATAGTTTTTTGCTTATATATACACATTGCTTTTTTTCTTGATAAAAATCGTGGTAGTGGATTTATGAAAAATGAGGGAGATTATGCTACATAATACTATTGAGGATATTTACATCTACCAATGGTGGATGTAGGGTGTAGGTTGAATGTATTGACTTAGGTCTGTTTCGGTTTTAATATTGCGAGCAATGGAGCTATTCTCTGATAACGGTGATCGCAATTGAAGCGTAAGGTTATCTAAGAATTTAGCTCCTTTTTCTTTATTCCAATACAACACCCTAGCCATTAAATCATTAAACTCCTCTCCGCCAAACCGTTTGATTTGGCTGTTAGTTTGCTCCAGTTCTGCATTTTGTTGTTGCAGAATTTGTAATAGGCTTTTATCATTGACATCAGATAAAGGCGACGAGCTAGAAATCTCCGCAGTTGATACGCGAGAGGTCATTTCTAACAAGTTGCCTTTTTCTATTTTAGTCAACTTATGATCGTAGTATTTATCCCCAGTCGTTGATACGCCAACAACAGCACCATTAACTCAGTTTTTACAACCGCAGAATTAAAATTTTCAGATATGGGGGAGGGTAGGTAAAGAGTTCAGAAGAAAGGCTTGGGCTACCGCCCCGTCAACTCTATTTTATCGCTATTCCAGTTTTTTGACCTTTTTTACTCTTTGAGGCATTTCTGAAACGGCAGCTTTTTATTGTGTAAATATCTTATCTTAACCACTTGACTATCTGATATTGAAAGCTGAATTATAGAACTGTTTTGAGCTATTTTAGATTGTTTTGCACTGTTTTGGATTATCAAAATGTGATCTATATCCTTGCTTTTGATCTCATTTAGTGTAGAATATACCCCCAATCGTGGGGTAGCCTAAACGATAAAACTGACCTCAATCCGAAATGTTGAGTGTAAAAGCTACCTCCTTACCCTTCTTTTTTCTTCTTTATTATCCTATGCTTTTAACAAAACCTCATAAGGAATATGCTGAGTTAGTTGATATTTTGCTTACTAGAAAGATGGTAGTTGAAGATATTTCATATGCGAAAAGAAAACTTTCTCAGGTTGGTTATTATCGTCTTTCTGGATTTTGGTTTACTAGTAGAAGGACAGCTATAGTTACTGAAAATGGCATAAGACAAAGTCAATTTATTGATGAGTTTTTACCAAATACATCTTTTAATGAAGTTTATAAGCTTTATTTATTCGATAAAAAACTGAGATTATTACTGTTAGATATTATCGAAAGATTAGAGGTTAACATACGTTCGGTTATGGCGCATGAATTAGGTCGCATAGATCCATTAGCGTATAAAAGTGAGAAGTTTATTAAGAAAGATCATTCAAAAATAAGAAAAAACTATGATGATGTTTGGTTACCTAAGTTACAAGGCGAAATTAAAAGAAATAAAGCTGAGTTTATTATTTATCATAGGGAAAATGATAAAGAAATACCTTTTTGGGTGATTGTAGAAATATGGGATTTTGGGACTTTATCAAAATATTACTCATTCTTAAAAGGAAATAATCAGAAAAAAATCTCCAAGAAATTTGGCATAGATCACGTCACTTTTGAAAAATGGTTACGTGAAATCAATATCTTGAGAAACTTGTGCGCACATCATTCTAGAGTGTGGAATAAAGATTTTAATGCCATTACTTTACCTAACACTAGAGTAGAAACGAACGAAAGGACATCGCAACGTGTTTTTAGTCGCATATTAATATTATGGTATTTAATTCAGCAGACTGACAGCAAAAACTATAAATGGTTAGAAAAACTAAAGGATTTAATTGATACTGATTTTCCTAATGTTCCAAATGCTAAATTAGAGTTTATGGGACTGGGTAATTATAAAACATTACCCATAGAGTTAATGAAACAGAACTATAATGAAAGCACCTAAATGGTGCTTTTTTATTGCCTAAAGATGTCGATAGAAAGGGAACAGATATTGATTGCGTTATTTACCAGTGATTGTGGCATAAA encodes:
- a CDS encoding Abi family protein; translation: MLSVKATSLPFFFLLYYPMLLTKPHKEYAELVDILLTRKMVVEDISYAKRKLSQVGYYRLSGFWFTSRRTAIVTENGIRQSQFIDEFLPNTSFNEVYKLYLFDKKLRLLLLDIIERLEVNIRSVMAHELGRIDPLAYKSEKFIKKDHSKIRKNYDDVWLPKLQGEIKRNKAEFIIYHRENDKEIPFWVIVEIWDFGTLSKYYSFLKGNNQKKISKKFGIDHVTFEKWLREINILRNLCAHHSRVWNKDFNAITLPNTRVETNERTSQRVFSRILILWYLIQQTDSKNYKWLEKLKDLIDTDFPNVPNAKLEFMGLGNYKTLPIELMKQNYNEST